From a single Miscanthus floridulus cultivar M001 chromosome 8, ASM1932011v1, whole genome shotgun sequence genomic region:
- the LOC136470497 gene encoding uncharacterized protein, producing the protein MEIMAQAIADLAVEVPGATDFLKTHPPTFTPSDEPLEAEHWLRTLEQKFWLLGVANEQKVHFASQQLLGSTGAWWETFQAVELPDHPTTWQEFSTAFREFFIPVGVINQKVTEFLDLCQGSRTVMEYVTLFNHLAQYASSQVDTDDKKRDRFFRGLTPSLQEKLYLGNYQNFGALMNAAIALEGFQRASQADWKRKRVAAGSSSHPHT; encoded by the exons atggagattatggcacaggccatTGCGGACCTTGCTGTGGAGGTCccgggggcaacg gacttcctcaagacccacccgcccacgttCACGCCGTCGGACGAGCCtttggaggcggagcactggcttcgcacgttggagcagaagttttggctgctcggtgtggccaacgagcagaaggtgcactttgcgtcccagcagcttttggggtcgacaggtgcctggtgggagactttccaggCCGTGGAGCTACCGGATCATCCGACaacgtggcaggagttctccaccgccttccgcgagttcttcatccctgttggtgttatcaaccagaaggtgaccgagttcctaGACCTGTGCCAGGGAagcaggacggtaatggagtatgtgaccctgtttaaccacttggctcagtatgctagtAGTCAGGTGGATACGGATGATaagaagagggaccgcttctTTCGTGGTCTCACTCCTTCACTTCAGGAGAAGCTGTATCTGGGGAACTATCAGAACTTTGGGGCTCTCATGAACGCCGctattgctcttgagggttttcagcgggcatcgCAGGCagattggaagaggaagcgggtggcagctgggtcctccagccaccctcatacaTAG